The segment GCAATTCACCGCGTGCAGGAAGGATTAAATAACGACCTGTCAGGAGACTTCATCTCTCAAGATCTCCGAGAATGCATCTTCCATCTGTCAGACATCGTTGGTGAAGTCACAACCGATGAAGTATTGGGGAATATTTTCAAGCACTTTTGTGTGGGGAAATAATGCACAATGTATATGGTATATGGCGCTCTTTACGGGCGCCTTTTTTGTTGCTCAAGTATCGTTGATAATTGTTGCTAATCCTTTTTCGCCATTTTTTGTGCATCTTGTGTACTCTCTCAATAGTTTTACCTTACTCCCATATTCATATATACGTTAATTAAAATTAAGCCGAATAAAGGGAAAAGAATTAATTTTATTTTCCCTCTGTTCAGCAAATGAAAATACGGAAATTCTCTAGTATTTTATTGACTTACATTTCAATTAATACTTTGTTTTTCTAATTTCGGGAATTAAAAAGTTTCATTTATCAAAATGGCCATGGATATTATAGAAAAAGTTATAGCTATACGTGATAGTTTACCTCAAGAATCATCAAATTTGATTGATTATTCACTCGCTCCGATTCCACCCTTCTGCGGTAAGAAAACAATTAAGCTGATTATTCTTGGGCAAGATCCTACAATCAGAAATATAAAACAACGTAGTAAAATTCAGTATGCACTCAATCTCGATAATAATAAAAGTCCATTAAGAAAATATATTGAAAAAATTTGTGCTGGACTTGATTTGTCTTTAGACAATATATATGCTACGAATATTTATAAATACTTCTATACATTTCCACCCGCAGATAATCTGGATGTATTAAAGCGTCATTTGGAACCTAATCTTAAATTATTAGAATCTGAATTATCTGACTTTGAAGAATGTCCAATAATAACACTTGGAGAGCCTGTTCTAAAGCTTCTTACTAACTCAAATGAAAAAGTTCATGACTATTGGAATTATAACGACTGTGGATTTCATTATAATTCCCCCATTCAGAATATCCTACATCGTCCTATTTTCCCATTTCCACACCAACCAAGCATACGTAAAGAATTCTATAACGGAAATTTTCTCAGGTATTTAGATTACATGAAAAAGATTCTTAACGATTTAATCCCCGCCTAATTCGAATGAAACAAAAGCTTTGCGCATATTCTCCATGACTTGGAGATTTCAACTATTGAGCGTTTAATGTGACATACAGAATCAGCATGTCACATTAAACTACAAAAATTAAAAGAGCAATATATGTTGTCATTTATCATCTTCCATGGAGTCCCTGCAACAGATCCTACAAAGCTCTGCACCTCATTACGTCTAACATTATTGCCTAATGCATATCGTTTTGCTTGCTATTTCTCCCCTATTTATACAACACCATCTTCCGGCACCGTCCTTGCCGATACGAAAGATGCAGAAATCGTTTCCGCCGATAGACAATCGCCTGATCGAATGGCAAGCCGCTCTCAAGTAAGACTTGCAACAACTGTTCCGGACCGGATGCACAGTAACAATCGGCGGCCTCGCCTTTTGTATGCTGGCTTGTGGGAACACCGCCCACCAGGCGGTTTACTTCCTGATTCCGAAAACCGCTGGTAATGGCAATGGCTTCGCCTATTCGTTCCCGGAGTGGCTGCAACAAATGATCTAC is part of the Parabacteroides sp. AD58 genome and harbors:
- a CDS encoding D-Ala-D-Ala carboxypeptidase family metallohydrolase, whose protein sequence is MKLSKNFTLDEFTHSQMAIERGILNEPDAEQREAIGQLVDHLLQPLRERIGEAIAITSGFRNQEVNRLVGGVPTSQHTKGEAADCYCASGPEQLLQVLLESGLPFDQAIVYRRKRFLHLSYRQGRCRKMVLYK
- a CDS encoding uracil-DNA glycosylase family protein → MDIIEKVIAIRDSLPQESSNLIDYSLAPIPPFCGKKTIKLIILGQDPTIRNIKQRSKIQYALNLDNNKSPLRKYIEKICAGLDLSLDNIYATNIYKYFYTFPPADNLDVLKRHLEPNLKLLESELSDFEECPIITLGEPVLKLLTNSNEKVHDYWNYNDCGFHYNSPIQNILHRPIFPFPHQPSIRKEFYNGNFLRYLDYMKKILNDLIPA